AGACAATGTGACGATAACTGTGGAACTGATAACGCCGATAGCCATGGAGAAGGAATTAAGGTTTGCAATAAGGGAAGGCGGAAGGACCGTAGGCGCAGGCGTTGTGAGCGAGGTTATTGAATAAAGGATGAAGGTTGAAGGTTGAATGACGAGTTTTTAAAAAAACTTGAACCCATGAACCCTTGAATCCTTGAACCCTTTAAAATAGGAGATAGACTATGCGTGACATAATACTTTTACAGTGTAGTGAGTGTAAAAATAAAAATTACTCCACTACTAAAAACAAGACCAATACTCCTGACAAACTTAATATGAAAAAGTATTGCAGGAATTGCAGGAAACATACGGCTCATAAGGAGACAAAAGCGTAAAGAGACAGTTAACAGTTGACTGTTAACTGTTAACTGCTTAAGGATTAGGCCAGTAGCTCTAACGGCTAGAGCGACGGACTCCAAATCCGAAGGTTGGGGGTTCAAATCCCTCCTGGCCTGCCATATCAAGTTAGAAGTAAGACGTTAAAAGTGAGAATTAAGATAATGAGAAGTGGGAAGTGAAAAGCAGGAGGAAGCAACTGTGATTGAGAAGATTAAAAATTTTTTAAAAGAAGCAAAGCTTGAATTGAAAAAAGTTATATACCCTACACGTGAAGAGGTGATAGGGTCTACAAGGGTTGTAATTATAGCAGTGCTGGCGGTTGTAATATTTTTAGGACTGGTAGACCTCTGTCTTTCTAAATTAGTCGGGCTGGTAATAAAGTAGTCTGCCCATATTGAGAGGAAATTATGGCAAAGAAGTGGTACGTAGTGCATACATATTCCGGATTTGAAGAAAAAGTAAAATCCACTATTGAAAAAAATATTTCCGCAAAGGAATTAAAGGAAAAGATCGCCCAGATATTAATCCCTACCGAGAAAATCATAGAGCTAAAGGGAGGGAAAAAACGGGAGACTACCAAGAAATTCTATCCGGGATATATCCTTGTTGAGATGGACATTGACGATACAACATGGCATTTTATAAGAAGCACCCCCAGGGTCACAGGATTTGTGGGAGGCTCACAGCCGACCCCTCTTCAGCAGGAAGAAGTGGACGTAATTATTCAGCAGATAGAAAAGGGGCCGGCTCCTCAGGTAAAGACTCACTTTGTCAGAGGCGACACCGTGCGGATAACTGACGGTCCGTTCACCAACTTTAACGGCGTCATTGATGAAGTTGATTCAGATCACAGTAAATTACGCGTTATGGTGACCATATTCGGCAGGCAGACCCCTGTTGAATTAAATTTTCTACAGGCAGAAAGGACCTGATACATGTTCGTAATGCGTAATCCGTAATACGCGATGGGCTTTTTATTTGTTATTCATTACGCATCACGCGTTACGCTTCACGCATAAAGGGAGGTAATAGATGGCTAAAAAAGAAGTTATTGCACAGGTAAAATTACAGATTTCCGCAGGCAAGGCAACGCCTGCTCCGCCGATAGGCCCTGCGCTGGGACCTCACGGGATAAACATCATGGAATTCTGCAAGGCATTCAATTCTCAGACACAGGCAATGGGTGATACAATCATCCCGGCAGTCCTTAGCGTATATAATGACAGGTCCTTTACATTTATATTGAAAACCCCGCCTGCAGCAGAACTGCTTAAAAAGGCTGCCGGCATAGTCAAAGGCTCCGGCACGCCAAATAAGGAAAAAATAGGAAAAGTAACTATGGCCCAGATAAGAGAGATTGCAAAAACGAAAATGCCGGACCTGAATGCATTTGACATAGATAAAGCTGTCAAAACTATTGCAGGGACGGCAAAAAGCATGGGGTTGGAGATTATAGGGTAAGAGGAGGAATAATGGGTAAGAAACATTCAGCTTCAAAAGAAAAAATTGAAAGCACAAAACAATATTCGCTTGAAGAAGCCGTTAACCTGGTGAAACAGCTTGCTCATACCAAGTTTGACGAGACGGTTGATCTGGCTATGAATCTCGGGGTAGATCCGAAAAAATCAGACCAGATGGTAAGGGGAACCGTTGTTCTTCCCCATGGTCTTGGGAAAAAAGTCAGGGTAATCGCCTTTGCTAAAGGCGAAAAGGCAAAGGAGGCCGCCGACGCCGGAGCCGAATACGTAGGAGATGAAGATCTCGTTGAGAAAATCAGCGGCGGATGGCTGGATTTTGACAAAGTGGTTGCCACGCCCGACATCATGGGCCTTGTAAGCAAGCTTGGTAAAGTCCTCGGTCCGAGGGGGTTGATGCCTAATCCGAAAACAGGAACCGTAACCTTTGACATAGGCAGGGCAGTTAAAGACATAACCGCCGGAAAAGTTGACTATAAAACTGAAAAGGCAGGCGTGGTCCATGTGTCAATCGGCAAGGTGTCTTTTGACAGTCAAAAACTCATTGATAATGCCAGAACGGTTTTAGATGCAGTTATAAAAGCAAAGCCGGCAACAAGTAAGGGCACATATCTTAAGAGGTTGTCTGTTTCATCCACAATGGGCTCCGGGATTACCGTGGATGTTGCAAAAACAACCAGAGCATAGGGCAGACGTCCTTCTGCCATAGTCTGCTGATATAAAAGAAAGGAGGACACTAAACTGAATAAAGAGAGCGTCAAAACAAGAAATGCAGTAAAAGAACTTAAAGCCGGTGTGGTTTCAGACCTACATGGTAAATTTGAAAAAGCCACTGGTGTGATATTCACAGATTACAAAGGGCTTACGGTTCAGGAAATCTCTGATCTAAGGAAAGCCTTAAGGACTGCTTCCATAGATTACACGGTCGTAAAAAATACCCTCGCCAGAAGAGCCTCGGAAGGAACTCCGGTTAATATAGCCAAAGATAATCTCACGGGGCCCGTAGGAATTGCTTTTGGCTATCACGATGCCGTACTGCTTGCAAAAAAAGTCCTTGAATTTGCCAAAACGAATGAAAAGCTGAAGGTCAAAGGCGGAGTTATTGAAGGAAAGGCCTGTAATGCGGCAGAAATAAAAACTGTTTCAGGGCTTCCTTCAAGAGAAACTCTGCTCGCTATGTTTATCGGAGCAATGCAGAGTCCTTTGAATAAACTCGCCGGAGCGCTTAGCGCCACATTGACAAAATTTACTTACGCCATGGAGGCGTTGAAAACTAAAAAAAGCAGTTAGTAAAAAGTTGTTGGTTAGAAATATTCTTTGAATAACTTTTAACTTATAACTTTTAACTCTTAACTTATAAAATTATTAAGGAGGATTTAAAATGTCTATCGCAAAGGAACAGGTTTTTGAATTTATTGACAAGATGACCATCTTGGAGATGTCACAGTTTATAAAGGAGTTTGAGGACAGATACGGGGTTACGGCAGCAGCTCCCGTTGCTGTAGCTGTAGGCGCTGCAGCCCCGGCAGCAGCGGCGGCAGCCGAGGAAAAAACCAGCTTTGATGTCATATTGACATCGACAGGCGACAAGAAAATTCAGGTTATAAAAGTGGTAAGGGAGATCACAAGCCTCGGACTTAAAGAGGCAAAAGATCTCGTGGACGGCGCTCCAAAGCCTGTAAAAACCGGAGTCTCAAAAGAAGAGGCCGACTCAATCAAGGCAAAGCTGGAAGAGCAAGGCGCAAAGATAGAGATAAAGTAAATAAAAAGGATTCAAGCGGTCAAGGATTCAAGGGTTTAAGCGGCCAGGAATTCAAGTAAAAATTATCAATTAACACTTATCATTGAAATTTGATAAATGTTAATTTTGCATTTTGCAATGAAAGAAACGAATCCTTGAACCCTTTATTTGTTGATTTTGACTAAAAAAGGAGTGCTATGACAAAAAGATTAAGGGCAAGAAGAGATTTTGGCAAAATTCCGCAGATACTTGCAATACCGGATCTTATAGAGGTCCAGAAGCGTTCTTTTGAACGTTTTCTGCAAAAAGATATTCCGCCATCAAAGAGGGAAGACAAAGGACTGCAATCAGCGTTCAACAGCATATTCCCCCTTGTTGACTATAATGAGGCTGCAACCATTGAGTTCGTGGAATACATTATGGGTAAACCGAAATACGATGTTGGGGAATGCATTCCAAAGGGCATTACTTATGCCGCCACTCTTAAAATAAGGGTAAAGCTGAATCTGGTAGGAACGGAAAATGCCGAAATAAAAAAACCTGCTGAAATCAGAGAGGAAGAAGTCTATTTAGGCGAACTCCCTCTGATGACTGATACAGGCACATTTGTAATAAATGGAACGGAACGGGTTATCGTAAGCCAGCTCCACCGCTCCCCGGGCGTTTTTTTCAGTCATGAAAAAGTCGGCGGCAAGGTTCTTCATTCAGCCAGAATAATACCGATGCGGGGCTCGTGGTTTGACTTTGAATTCGACGCAAAAGACGCCCTTTTTGTAAGAATTGACCGCAGAAAGAAATTGCCGGCCACCATAATTTTAAAGGCGTTGGGCTATACGGATGAACAGATTCTTGAAATGTTTTATCCGATTGAAGAGATAAAGACAAAAGACGGTATTGCATACCGTCAGTTAAGCGATGTGCTTATAGGACTAAAGGCCACTCAAAGCATTTATGCGCCAAAAACCAAAGAGCTGATAGCAAAGGAAGGCAGCAGGATAACAAAGGCCATACTGAAAAAAATAGAATCATCCGGCATTAGGGAAATGCCCATGTCAAAAGAAGAATTAACCGGAAGAATCACGCTTGGGGACATCATAGACCCTGAAACCGGAGAGGTTGTTCTGGAAAGCAATGAAGAAATTACACCCGAGCTTGCAGATAAAATACTCGGGTTGAAATCTACAACACTGCGTCTGCTGTTTATTGACGGAATACACCATCTGACATCCATAAGGGACACCCTGCTTATGGACAAGGTAGCCAGCACTGACGAGGCGCTGATAGAACTTTATAAAAAACTCCGTCCGGGCGAGCCTCCTACAATTGCCGATGCAAAGGAACTGTTTAACGGATTGTTTTTTACTCCTAAACGCTATGACCTTTCTTCGGTCGGAAGGCTTAAACTCAATACAAGGCTGGGGCTTGATATTCCGCTGGGGACAAGGATCCTGACAGATAAGGACATCATTGAAATACTGCGTTATCTCCTTGGGCTCAGGGCCGGACGCGGAGAGGTTGATGATATTGATCATCTCGGCAACAGAAGGGTAAGAGCGGTAGGCGAACTGCTTGAAAACCAGTTCAGGATCGGACTGGTGCGCATGGAACGCGCAATTAAGGAAAAAATGGTCCTCACCGAACTTGATACTGTAATGCCGCATGACCTCATAAACGCAAAACCCGTTATTGCAGTCATTAAAGAATTTTTCGGTTCAAGCCAGTTGAGCCAGTTTATGGATCAGACAAATCCTTTGTCCGAGATAACACACAAAAGAAGGTTGAGCGCACTGGGCCCCGGAGGTCTTACAAGAGAACGGGCGGGATTTGAGGTCCGGGACGTGCACCCTACACATTACGGACGCATATGCCCTGTTGAAACGCCTGAAGGCCCGAACATCGGATTAATAACCTCCCTTGCCACATATGCAAGGGTTAATGAATTCGGTTTTATTGAATCGCCGTACAGAAAGGTGAAAAACGGCATTGTAACAGATGATATAGACTACCTCTCTGCGATAGAAAGTGAAGTCTTCATAATCGCACAGGCCACCTCTCCTGTTGATGCAAAAGGCCACCTCATCGGTGAAACGGTATCTGCAAGGGCGGGCGGAGATTTCAGAATAGTAACACCCAATGAAGTACAATACATGGATGTTTCCCCAAAGCAAATTGTAAGCATATCCGCATCACTCATACCTTTTCTTGAAAATGACGACGCCAACAGGGCGCTGATGGGCTCCAACATGCAAAGGCAGGCAGTTCCGTTATTGCGCACTGAAGCCCCCATAGTCGGGACAGGCATGGAAGGCATTACTGCAAGGGATTCAGGGGTCACGGTTATTGCAAAAAAATCAGGAATGGTAGAATTTGCCGATGCCTCAAGGATTGTCGTAAGACATGAAGACGGTGTAAATATATATAACCTTATAAAGTTTTATAGGTCCAACCAGGCGACCTGCGTCAACCAGAAACCGCTTGTAAAAGCCGGTGACTCAGCAAAAAAGGGACAGGTAATCGCTGATGGGCCTGCCACGGAAATGGGCGAACTGGCTCTCGGCAAAAATGTCCTCGTTGCATTCATGTCTTGGGAAGGGTATAACTTTGAAGATGCCATAATCCTGAGCGAACGTCTTGTAAAAGATGATGTCTTCACCTCAATACACATTGAAGACTTTGCGATTGAAGCAAGGGAGACTAAGCTTGGGCCCGAGGAAATAACCAGAGATATCCCCAATATCGGAGAAGAGGCGCTCAGGAATCTTGATGAAAACGGGATTATAAGGATTGGCGCCGAGGTAAAACCCGGCGATATACTCGTAGGCAAAGTCACCCCAAAAGGTGAAACACAATTTACACCTGAGGAAAAACTGCTCAGGGCCATCTTCGGGGAAAAGGCTGACGAGGTAAGAGAAAACTGTCTCTATGTCCCGCCAGGAATAGAAGGCACTGTCATAGATGTAAAGATATTTGCGCGCAAGGGAGTTGATAAAGGCGACAAAACAAAAAATATGGAGGAGGAAAATATAAACCGTCTCCAGCTGGACCTTGAAGAAGAAATCAAAATAACAAAAGAAAGCGCATACAAAAAGATGCGCGATATGCTTCTGGGTCAGAAAGTCACAGAAGACGTCAGGCCGCCCAAGAAGAAGGAATTGGTATGCGAAAAGGGCAAAAAACTGACAGAGGCGCACCTTCAAGGCATACCTGATTCATTCCTCAGCAAGATAAAAATTGCAGACGAAGAAGAAAGCGAAAGGATCAGACTACTTGAAGAAAGGACACACCAAACCATAAGTTCGCTGGAGAACCATTATACTGAAAGATTGGAGAGGGCTAAAAAAGGAGATGAACTTCCTCCGGGCGTCTTTAAAGTGGTTAAGGTATATATTGCAATGAAACGGAAAATTCAGGTCGGCGACAAGATGGCAGGAAGACACGGCAACAAAGGCGTCATCTCAACAATAGTCCCTGAAGAAGATATGCCGTATATGCCTGATGGAACGCCTGTTGATATAATTCTTAATCCCCTTGGAGTTCCGTCCAGAATGAATGTCGGCCAGATACTTGAGACTCACTTGGGATGGGCTGCAAAGAAATTAGATATACATGTTTCAACCCCTGTATTTGAAGGAGCAAAGGAATCGGAGATAAAAGACCTGCTTAAAGAGGCTGAACTGCCTCCTACGGGTCAGATAACGCTCTATAACGCAAAAACAGGCGAGCCGTTCCATAAGCCTATAACCGTAGGTTACGTGTACATGATGAAACTTCACCACCTGGTTGAAGACAAAATACATGCGCGTTCAATCGGACCTTACTCGCTCGTCACCCAGCAGCCCCTGGGAGGCAAGGCGCAGTTCGGAGGGCAGAGACTTGGCGAAATGGAAGTCTGGGCGCTTGAGGCTTACGGAGCATCGCACACGCTTCAGGAATTTCTCACAGTGAAAAGCGATGACGTCATAGGCAGGGCCAGGATGTATGAGGCAATAGTCAAGGGCGACGTCAATCTTGAGCCTGGTGTGCCCGTATCCTTTCATGTTCTGATAAAGGAACTGCAAAGCCTCGGGCTTGATGTTGAACTGATGGAAGAAAAACCCGATGTTAAACCGGCGCCTTCACAAAATAAGCGTAAGACGCCTGCCTTAAGCAAAAAGGAGAACCATTAATGGAAGATATATATTCAATATTTGAGAAGCCCAAAAATCCGACAGAGTTTTCGTCTATAAAAATAAGGCTTGCCTCACCTGAAAAAATAAGGGCCTGGTCTTACGGAGAAGTGAAAAAGCCCGAGACAATAAACTACAGGACTTTCAAGCCTGAAAGGGACGGGCTTTTCTGCGCTAAGATATTCGGACCTGTCAAAGACTGGGAATGCGTATGCGGCAAGTATAAAAGAATGAAGCACCGGGGAGTTGTCTGCGATAAATGCGGCGTTGAAGTGATTCAGGCAAAGGCGCGCAGGGAAAGGCTCGGACACATAGAGCTTGCAACACCTGTGGCGCACATATGGTTTTTGAAAGGCATCCCCTCGCGCATAGGGACGCTCCTGGATATGACGATGCGCCTGCTTGAAAAAGTGCTTTATTTTGAAAGTTATATAGTAGTTGACGCCGGCGATACTAAACTAAAAAAGAAAGACCTTCTGACCGAAGAGGAGTATAAAAAGAAACTTGCGGAATCAGGCGATAAGTTCAAGGCAGGCATCGGCGCCGAGGCTATCAGGGAATTACTCAGGGACCTGGACCTTGACGCCATAGCAAAAGATCTGAGATTAAAGATCCGCGAAACATCTTCCACAGGGACAAAAAGAAAACTGACAAAAAGACTGCGGATAGTTGAGGCGTTCAGAAAATCAGGCAATAAGCCGGAATGGATGATTATGGACGTAATTCCCGTTTTGCCGCCGGACCTCCGCCCGCTGGTGCCTCTTGAAGGCGGAAGATTTGCCACATCCGACCTCAATGACCTTTACAGAAGGGTAATAAACAGGAACAACAGATTAAGAAGGCTTATGGAGCTGAAGTCTCCGAGCGTCATCATCCGCAACGAAAAAAGAATGCTTCAGGAGTCGGTGGACGCCCTGTTTGACAACGGCCGAAGGGGGCGCGTGCTAAAGGCAACCACCAAAAGACCGCTTAAATCACTGAGCGACATGATAAGGGGCAAGCAGGGGCGTTTCAGGCAGAACCTCCTTGGGAAAAGGGTTGATTACTCAGGGCGTTCTGTCATTGTCGTAGGTCCCGAGCTTAAACTTCACCAGTGCGGGCTTCCAAAGACAATGGCGCTTGAACTTTTTAAACCTTTTGTATTTAACAAACTTGAAGAAAAAGGATTTGCAACAACAATAAAGGCCGCCAAGAAAATGGTGGAAAAAGGGCTTCCCGAGGTATGGGATGCGCTTGACGAAGTGATAAGAGAACATCCTGTTTTATTAAACAGGGCGCCCACCCTTCACCGTT
This genomic stretch from Nitrospirota bacterium harbors:
- the nusG gene encoding transcription termination/antitermination protein NusG encodes the protein MAKKWYVVHTYSGFEEKVKSTIEKNISAKELKEKIAQILIPTEKIIELKGGKKRETTKKFYPGYILVEMDIDDTTWHFIRSTPRVTGFVGGSQPTPLQQEEVDVIIQQIEKGPAPQVKTHFVRGDTVRITDGPFTNFNGVIDEVDSDHSKLRVMVTIFGRQTPVELNFLQAERT
- the rplJ gene encoding 50S ribosomal protein L10, coding for MVSDLHGKFEKATGVIFTDYKGLTVQEISDLRKALRTASIDYTVVKNTLARRASEGTPVNIAKDNLTGPVGIAFGYHDAVLLAKKVLEFAKTNEKLKVKGGVIEGKACNAAEIKTVSGLPSRETLLAMFIGAMQSPLNKLAGALSATLTKFTYAMEALKTKKSS
- the rpoB gene encoding DNA-directed RNA polymerase subunit beta, translating into MTKRLRARRDFGKIPQILAIPDLIEVQKRSFERFLQKDIPPSKREDKGLQSAFNSIFPLVDYNEAATIEFVEYIMGKPKYDVGECIPKGITYAATLKIRVKLNLVGTENAEIKKPAEIREEEVYLGELPLMTDTGTFVINGTERVIVSQLHRSPGVFFSHEKVGGKVLHSARIIPMRGSWFDFEFDAKDALFVRIDRRKKLPATIILKALGYTDEQILEMFYPIEEIKTKDGIAYRQLSDVLIGLKATQSIYAPKTKELIAKEGSRITKAILKKIESSGIREMPMSKEELTGRITLGDIIDPETGEVVLESNEEITPELADKILGLKSTTLRLLFIDGIHHLTSIRDTLLMDKVASTDEALIELYKKLRPGEPPTIADAKELFNGLFFTPKRYDLSSVGRLKLNTRLGLDIPLGTRILTDKDIIEILRYLLGLRAGRGEVDDIDHLGNRRVRAVGELLENQFRIGLVRMERAIKEKMVLTELDTVMPHDLINAKPVIAVIKEFFGSSQLSQFMDQTNPLSEITHKRRLSALGPGGLTRERAGFEVRDVHPTHYGRICPVETPEGPNIGLITSLATYARVNEFGFIESPYRKVKNGIVTDDIDYLSAIESEVFIIAQATSPVDAKGHLIGETVSARAGGDFRIVTPNEVQYMDVSPKQIVSISASLIPFLENDDANRALMGSNMQRQAVPLLRTEAPIVGTGMEGITARDSGVTVIAKKSGMVEFADASRIVVRHEDGVNIYNLIKFYRSNQATCVNQKPLVKAGDSAKKGQVIADGPATEMGELALGKNVLVAFMSWEGYNFEDAIILSERLVKDDVFTSIHIEDFAIEARETKLGPEEITRDIPNIGEEALRNLDENGIIRIGAEVKPGDILVGKVTPKGETQFTPEEKLLRAIFGEKADEVRENCLYVPPGIEGTVIDVKIFARKGVDKGDKTKNMEEENINRLQLDLEEEIKITKESAYKKMRDMLLGQKVTEDVRPPKKKELVCEKGKKLTEAHLQGIPDSFLSKIKIADEEESERIRLLEERTHQTISSLENHYTERLERAKKGDELPPGVFKVVKVYIAMKRKIQVGDKMAGRHGNKGVISTIVPEEDMPYMPDGTPVDIILNPLGVPSRMNVGQILETHLGWAAKKLDIHVSTPVFEGAKESEIKDLLKEAELPPTGQITLYNAKTGEPFHKPITVGYVYMMKLHHLVEDKIHARSIGPYSLVTQQPLGGKAQFGGQRLGEMEVWALEAYGASHTLQEFLTVKSDDVIGRARMYEAIVKGDVNLEPGVPVSFHVLIKELQSLGLDVELMEEKPDVKPAPSQNKRKTPALSKKENH
- the secE gene encoding preprotein translocase subunit SecE, which codes for MEKIKNFLKEAKLELKKVIYPTREEVIGSTRVVIIAVLAVVIFLGLVDLCLSKLVGLVIK
- the rplL gene encoding 50S ribosomal protein L7/L12: MAKEQVFEFIDKMTILEMSQFIKEFEDRYGVTAAAPVAVAVGAAAPAAAAAAEEKTSFDVILTSTGDKKIQVIKVVREITSLGLKEAKDLVDGAPKPVKTGVSKEEADSIKAKLEEQGAKIEIK
- a CDS encoding 50S ribosomal protein L1, with the translated sequence MGKKHSASKEKIESTKQYSLEEAVNLVKQLAHTKFDETVDLAMNLGVDPKKSDQMVRGTVVLPHGLGKKVRVIAFAKGEKAKEAADAGAEYVGDEDLVEKISGGWLDFDKVVATPDIMGLVSKLGKVLGPRGLMPNPKTGTVTFDIGRAVKDITAGKVDYKTEKAGVVHVSIGKVSFDSQKLIDNARTVLDAVIKAKPATSKGTYLKRLSVSSTMGSGITVDVAKTTRA
- the rplK gene encoding 50S ribosomal protein L11 → MAKKEVIAQVKLQISAGKATPAPPIGPALGPHGINIMEFCKAFNSQTQAMGDTIIPAVLSVYNDRSFTFILKTPPAAELLKKAAGIVKGSGTPNKEKIGKVTMAQIREIAKTKMPDLNAFDIDKAVKTIAGTAKSMGLEIIG
- the tuf gene encoding elongation factor Tu (EF-Tu; promotes GTP-dependent binding of aminoacyl-tRNA to the A-site of ribosomes during protein biosynthesis; when the tRNA anticodon matches the mRNA codon, GTP hydrolysis results; the inactive EF-Tu-GDP leaves the ribosome and release of GDP is promoted by elongation factor Ts; many prokaryotes have two copies of the gene encoding EF-Tu) encodes the protein DNVTITVELITPIAMEKELRFAIREGGRTVGAGVVSEVIE
- the rpmG gene encoding 50S ribosomal protein L33 gives rise to the protein MRDIILLQCSECKNKNYSTTKNKTNTPDKLNMKKYCRNCRKHTAHKETKA